The Candida dubliniensis CD36 chromosome 2, complete sequence genome contains a region encoding:
- a CDS encoding DNA repair protein Rad1 homologue, putative (RAD1 endonuclease, component of the nucleotide excision repairosome;~Similar to S. cerevisiae RAD1): protein MSLFVHDDEENNKSTIPLNFSEPDIVPIYPDKAINFVLPLKYQQEIVEDTLTKDGLLIMGCGLGWDIITANLLYALSTPFVDSRTKKKKRGLIFVLNAQDDELIRLQEEMNDLNWEDESQQERLVVINGDSLPLRRKKLYAEGGVVAISSRVLVVDLLSLIVSADDITGLFIFHAERIKETSNDAFVINLYRDNNNWGFIKAFSDDSESFGGFTPLATKLKILRLSNVFLWPRFHVTISQSFNIKNKKDMLRKSATEISVKLTYNMNQIQSAILTCIQACLGELKRHNPTLATEYWEMENVHDPDFVRRIRGSMDSSWHRVSFTSKQIVSSLSTLTNMLVGLMNLDSIAFYQNVQRIVNENQKRQAGSIHRSQSPWLNLDEAVKIISCAKERAFGKRDGNYVFEELPKWNELGKLVHNILQEKSTSNLKNQGPILIVCSSKRVARDLTRLLETMQEEIIGDKRVFSCRRFMKDQLREYAHWREQINPMVKRIWEELEAKEQKEDESDIVITKTFTRNGQPVSKRRRTRGGSVAARVNKLRAPENFETVDIDQEMLLELKEDESIDEERDSLEFKETQEENFGVLDLIEETQQFQHDFDFVHINKEEQVIVQAYNDKFNASILQELHPSHIIIYEQNLAFIRRVEMYQAINHENPAHAYFMYYGDSVEEEKHLRRVKREKEAFTKLIKEKATLGKHFETKDDNAKFQINRNNIANTRIAGGSKFKTETDESNVIVDAREFGSSTPNLLYQIGINVIPCMLTIGDYILSPKICVERKSISDLVQSFSSGRLFQQCKQMFRHYELPVLLIEFDGTQSFSLEPFSEVKYTRITRDESVESKIELNEKSNIQSKILSLLYAFPKLKIIWSSSPYETAQIFIELKANQEEPDVGTALDKGANKSIETGDGNPPMYNDDAIDFIQNIPGINAVNYHTLIQQVRNIEELVSLSKDKFISILGDENGKKAYNFLNRKIR, encoded by the coding sequence ATGTCTTTGTTTGTACACGATGACGAAGAGAATAACAAATCGACAATTCCACTTAACTTCAGCGAGCCTGATATAGTCCCAATATATCCTGATAAAGCAATAAACTTTGTTTTACCTTTGAAATATCAGCAGGAAATTGTAGAGGATACCTTAACTAAAGATGGGTTATTAATAATGGGCTGCGGCCTAGGTTGGGACATTATAACAGCAAATTTACTATATGCATTGAGTACACCATTTGTTGATTCGAGAaccaagaagaaaaagcGAGGGTTGATATTTGTGCTTAATGCTcaagatgatgaattgattaggttacaagaagaaatgaatGATCTCAATTGGGAAGATGAATCTCAACAAGAAAGACTAGTTGTCATAAATGGAGACTCTCTACCAttgagaagaaaaaaattatatgcAGAAGGCGGAGTTGTTGCTATTTCTTCCAGAGTGTTGGTTGTTGACCTTCTTTCGCTTATTGTGAGTGCAGATGATATAACCGGACTTTTTATATTCCACGCAGAAAGGATAAAAGAGACATCAAACGACGCGTTTGTCATTAATTTATACCGggataataataactgGGGATTCATTAAAGCTTTTTCTGATGATTCAGAGTCCTTTGGCGGGTTTACACCCTTGGCTACgaagttgaaaattttaCGATTGTCAAATGTTTTTTTGTGGCCCAGATTTCACGTCACCATTTCACAGTCctttaatatcaaaaacaaaaaagatatGTTGCGTAAACTGGCCACCGAAATAAGTGTCAAGCTCACTTACAATATGAACCAGATTCAATCAGCCATACTTACCTGTATTCAGGCTTGTTTAGGGGAATTGAAACGACATAATCCAACACTAGCAACTGAGTATTGGGAGATGGAAAATGTACACGATCCAGATTTTGTTCGACGTATTCGTGGATCCATGGATTCTAGCTGGCACAGGGTTTCGTTTActtcaaaacaaattgtGTCCAGTCTATCGACCCTAACAAATATGTTAGTGGGTTTGATGAATCTTGATTCTATTGcattttatcaaaatgtGCAGAGAATTGTGAATGAGAACCAGAAACGCCAAGCTGGGAGTATACACCGTTCACAAAGTCCTTGGTTGAATCTAGATGAGGCAGTTAAAATTATCAGCTGCGCCAAAGAAAGAGCGTTTGGTAAAAGAGATGGTAATTACGTGTTTGAGGAGCTACCCAAATGGAATGAGTTGGGGAAATTAGTCCATAACAtattacaagaaaaaagtaccagtaatttgaaaaatcaaggTCCCATACTAATTGTTTGTTCCAGTAAAAGGGTTGCCCGTGATTTGACCAGACTTTTGGAAACTATGCAAGAGGAAATAATTGGAGACAAGCGGGTATTTAGTTGTCGCCGCTTTATGAAGGATCAATTACGAGAATACGCACATTGGAGAGAACAGATTAATCCCATGGTGAAAAGAATTTGGGAGGAATTGGAGGCAAAGGAGCAAAAGGAAGACGAATCAGACATTGTTATAACTAAAACATTTACAAGAAATGGCCAACCAGTCAGCAAAAGGAGAAGAACTAGAGGAGGAAGCGTTGCAGCTCGGGTGAATAAGTTACGTGCACCAGAAAACTTTGAAACTGTTGATATTGACCAAGAAATGCTTTTGGAATTGAAGGAAGATGAATCTATAGATGAAGAAAGGGATTCATTAGAATTCAAAGAGACACAAGAAGAGAACTTTGGGGTATTAGATTTGATAGAAGAAACTCAACAATTTCAGCACGATTTTGACTTTGTTCACATCAACAAAGAGGAACAAGTGATAGTACAGGcatataatgataaatttaatgCATCAATTTTACAGGAATTACATCCATCTCATATTATAATCTATGAACAGAATTTGGCTTTCATAAGACGAGTTGAAATGTATCAAGCTATTAATCATGAAAACCCTGCCCATGCCTATTTTATGTATTATGGCGATTCTGTGGAGGAAGAAAAACATTTGCGCAGGGTTAAAAGAGAGAAGGAAGCGTTCACAAAActtattaaagaaaaagctaCTTTAGGGAAACATTTTGAGACAAAGGATGATAATgcaaaatttcaaattaataGAAATAATATTGCCAATACTAGAATAGCCGGAGGTTCTAAGTTTAAAACTGAAACGGATGAGTCAAatgtaattgttgatgCTAGGGAGTTTGGCTCGTCAACGCCGAATTTGCTTTATCAAATTGGTATCAATGTCATTCCATGTATGCTTACTATTGGTGATTATATTCTCTCACCCAAGATTTGTGTTGAAAGAAAATCTATTTCTGATTTAGTACAAAGTTTCTCCAGTGGCAGATTGTTCCAGCAGTGTAAGCAAATGTTCAGACATTACGAATTACCCGtgttattaattgaatttgatggtACGCAATCTTTTTCGTTGGAGCCATTCTCGGAAGTTAAATACACTCGAATTACAAGGGATGAATCTGTTGAAagtaaaattgaattaaatgaaaagtCAAATATTCAGTCGAAAATACTTCTGTTGTTGTATGCATTCCCGAAACTTAAGATCATTTGGTCCTCGTCGCCCTACGAGACTGCTCAgatttttattgaattaaaagCCAATCAAGAAGAGCCTGATGTGGGAACTGCCCTTGACAAAGGAGCTAATAAATCTATTGAAACCGGTGATGGCAATCCACCAATGTACAATGATGACGCTATTGACTTTATTCAGAATATACCTGGAATCAATGCAGTTAATTACCACACGTTGATTCAACAGGTTAGgaatattgaagaattggtaTCTTTATCCAAAGATAAGTTCATATCGATTTTAGGTGATGAGAATGGCAAGAAAGcatataattttttgaatagGAAGATTAGATAG
- a CDS encoding RecQ-mediated genome instability protein 1 homologue, putative (Similar to S. cerevisiae RMI1), whose product MEELKLDRSAKFLVVGIENISKSRLNQLEEWKQLDNPNKSSVDRLNRRIITEVNLNNDDEDNDDNGRANRTNAQDTYKLYLEDISTKNITQAYEKEPLRFLRVENTGTPLPIKLGGRLTVLKGASTFNGVLLLTNKNCEYHGIHPDDANYVSILNDGVIKKQIELLSL is encoded by the coding sequence ATGGAGGAACTTAAATTAGACCGATCAGCAAAGTTTCTTGTAGTAGGAATAGAGAATATATCAAAGTCCAGGTTAAATCAGCTTGAAGAATGGAAACAGTTGGATAATCCGAACAAATCCTCAGTTGATAGACTAAACAGAAGAATTATTACTGAAGTCAACCTCAATAACGACGATGAAGATAACGATGACAATGGTAGAGCAAACAGGACTAATGCACAAGATACTTATAAGTTATATTTGGAGGACATTTCAACCAAGAATATTACACAAGCTTATGAAAAGGAACCATTACGATTTTTACGTGTAGAAAATACCGGCACTCCCCTACCAATAAAACTTGGAGGTAGATTAACAGTTTTAAAGGGAGCACTGACTTTCAATGGAGTGCTACTTCTCACGAATAAAAATTGTGAATATCATGGCATTCATCCGGACGATGCGAACTATGTGTCTATACTAAATGATGGTGTAATtaagaaacaaattgagTTACTCCTGCTCTAA
- a CDS encoding methylenetetrahydrofolate reductase, putative (Similar to S. cerevisiae MET12) — translation MSTVAERIASLKPDEKFVSFEFFPPKTDSGFRNLLARLNRMSAFNPLFITVTWGAGGSTSEKSLDLAATCQNEIGITTVLHLTCTNTNKEVIDQALSKAKAAGVRNILALRGDPPRTEEYWTPNCDFSGAVDLVKYIRENYGDYFCIGVAAYPEGHVDGSDISSQNPQKDIPFLVEKVKAGADFIITQLFFDVEKFIAFEKLLKEHDELKGIPLIPGLMPITTYKVFNRAAKLSHASIPRGILKQVDQVCHDDNAVKALGVDILTEIIDRIDKSTNIRGYHFYTLNLEKAVASILDKSDVLRQVLEGPSYAARFEDAVVSDSDDENEQENPPEGDVTLAKTNKPRRISSINDNELTSNKALVSKALLNDKKVLVDISTGKGALGKDAIWDDFPNGRFGDSNSPAYGEIDGYGPTLKIHTPEEASTKWGTPESLADLTRVFINYLSGKVDVIPWADSSLSPETALIQEELFQLNEKGWFSVASQPAINGCKSTDNIFGWGPRNGTIYQKSFIELFMPKEDWTKLLLKIELDKTVTYYVGDKDGEIRSNLPIGPNAKLSKNAVTWGVFPSKEVVQPTVIDYESFKAWNEEAFLLWVEWARCYKKNSKSFELLNSIYENYVLVSIIHHDFINENALWHLLLDE, via the coding sequence ATGAGTACCGTAGCAGAACGAATTGCTTCCTTAAAACCAGACGAAAAGTTTGTTTCGTTTGAGTTTTTCCCACCAAAGACAGATTCTGGGTTCAGAAACTTGTTGGCAAGATTGAACCGTATGCTGGCCTTCAACCCTTTGTTCATCACTGTGACATGGGGTGCAGGTGGATCTACAAGTGAAAAATCTTTAGATTTAGCAGCCACATGTCAGAACGAAATAGGAATAACCACAGTTTTACATTTAACTTGtaccaacaccaacaagGAGGTCATTGATCAAGCATTGTCAAAAGCCAAAGCTGCAGGTGTAAGAAACATTTTGGCTCTAAGAGGGGATCCACCACGAACTGAAGAATACTGGACTCCTAATTGTGATTTCAGTGGGGCTGTTGACTTGGTCAAGTATATCAGAGAAAATTACGGCGACTACTTTTGTATTGGAGTGGCCGCTTATCCGGAAGGACATGTGGATGGGTCTGACATCTCGAGTCAGAATCCACAAAAAGACATCCCATTTCTAGTAGAAAAGGTCAAAGCAGGGGCAGATTTCATAATCACACAGTTGTTTTTcgatgttgaaaaatttattgcCTTcgaaaaattgttaaaagAACATGACGAATTAAAAGGAATTCCATTAATCCCCGGTTTGATGCCTATAACTACATATAAGGTTTTTAACAGAGCCGCCAAATTGTCTCATGCTTCTATTCCAAGAGGGATTTTGAAACAAGTTGACCAAGTTTGTCATGACGATAATGCCGTGAAAGCACTTGGTGTAGATATTTTGACTGAGATAATTGATAGGATAGATAAACTGACGAATATCAGAGGATATCATTTCTACACTTTGAATTTAGAAAAGGCCGTTGCTTCCATTTTAGACAAATCCGACGTCTTGAGACAAGTTTTGGAAGGTCCTTCTTATGCCGCAAGATTTGAAGATGCCGTTGTTTCTGATTCAGACGATGAGaatgaacaagaaaaccCACCAGAAGGAGATGTCACATTGGCCAAGACCAATAAACCACGCAGAATCTCTTCAATAAACGATAATGAGCTCACATCCAACAAGGCTCTAGTTAGCAAGGCATTgttaaatgataaaaaagTCCTTGTTGATATTAGTACAGGAAAGGGAGCACTTGGTAAAGATGCAATTTGGGATGATTTTCCGAATGGTAGATTTGGTGACTCAAATTCCCCTGCATATGGTGAAATTGATGGGTATGGTCCTACTTTGAAAATTCACACTCCGGAAGAAGCTTCAACGAAATGGGGTACACCCGAATCATTAGCTGATTTGACACGAGTATTTATTAACTATTTATCAGGAAAAGTAGATGTTATCCCATGGGCTGACTCTTCATTGTCGCCAGAAACCGCATTGATACAAGAGGAGctatttcaattgaatgaaaaaggGTGGTTCTCTGTTGCATCACAACCAGCTATTAATGGATGCAAATCAActgataatatttttggTTGGGGACCACGCAATGGAACCATATatcaaaaatcatttattgaGTTATTTATGCCCAAGGAGGATTGGACGaaattattgttgaaaatagaGTTGGATAAAACAGTGACCTATTATGTAGGAGATAAAGACGGTGAAATACGATCCAATTTACCAATAGGACCTAATGCTAAGTTGTCAAAGAATGCAGTCACCTGGGGTGTATTCCCGCTGAAGGAAGTGGTTCAGCCAACAGTAATTGATTACGAATCTTTTAAAGCTTGGAACGAGGAAGCATTTTTGTTGTGGGTTGAATGGGCCAGATGCTATAAAAAGAATTCCAAGTCGtttgaattgttgaattcaatttatgaAAATTATGTATTGGTCAGCATAATTCATCATGATTTCATAAACGAAAACGCGTTATGGCACCTATTACTTGACGAATAG
- a CDS encoding autophagy-related protein precursor, putative (Similar to S. cerevisiae ATG27): MILASLLTFVTVALAFDCSDKEIKRYNFESIKGVHSYTTLKNTPPSQTNITWSVGICQPISVIKDCPANSDICGVTSILRKDEKPVVSEVVSFTSDLQKTFESSDNGIKVIYKGANWGDALVNAELNFQCDRESQNNEFILDQWDGTNLKLSMKTKAACITSEEDKKKEKHDNGESWGWFTWIFIFLVLFLSIYIIGGAWFQYNKGNAIDFQSALKEVVENFIELLKGLPSFGKEIIEKFTGRSNRGEYSAV; this comes from the coding sequence ATGATTCTTGCATCTTTATTAACATTTGTTACTGTTGCGTTGGCCTTTGATTGTTctgataaagaaattaaacgttataattttgaaagtaTCAAGGGAGTCCATTCCTACACCACTCTTAAGAATACGCCACCTTCGCAAACAAACATCACTTGGAGTGTCGGCATATGCCAGCCTATTTCTGTTATCAAAGATTGTCCAGCAAACTCAGATATATGTGGTGTAACAAGCATCTTACGTAAAGATGAAAAACCAGTTGTGTCTGAGGTAGTTTCATTTACGTCTGATTTGCAAAAAACTTTCGAGTCATCTGACAACGGTATCAAAGTTATATACAAGGGTGCTAATTGGGGAGATGCTCTTGTAAATGCCGAATTAAACTTCCAATGTGATAGGGAGTCTCAGAATAACGAATTCATTTTGGATCAATGGGATGGTACTAATTTGAAACTTTCGATGAAGACCAAAGCTGCCTGTATCACTAGTGAAGAAgacaagaagaaagaaaaacacGACAATGGCGAATCCTGGGGATGGTTCACTTGGATATTTATCtttttggtattgtttttaagtatttatataattggGGGTGCTTGGTTTCAGTACAATAAAGGGAACGCTATAGATTTCCAGAGTGCCTTGAAAGAAGTTGTCGAGAACTTTATCGAATTGCTAAAGGGATTACCCAGCTTTGGcaaagaaattattgaaaaatttactGGACGTAGTAATAGAGGTGAATATAGTGCTGTATAG
- a CDS encoding malate dehydrogenase, mitochondrial precursor, putative (Similar to S. cerevisiae MDH1): protein MVKVTVAGAAGGIGQPLSLLLKLNPNVDELALFDIVNAKGVAADLSHINTPAVVTGHQPANKEDKTAISEALKGTDLVIIPAGVPRKPGMTRADLFNINASIIRDLVANIARVAPTAAILIISNPVNATVPIAAEVLKKLGVFNPRKLFGVTTLDSVRAETFLGELTNTDPTKLKGKISVIGGHSGDTIVPLINYDASVGVLSDSDYKNFVHRVQFGGDEVVKAKNGAGSATLSMAYAGYRFADYVISSLTGRATPAGRIPDSSYVYLPGISGGKEFSAKYVDGVDFFSVPVVLSQGEIRSFVNPFEELTVTNEEKKLVEVALKGLKSSITQGTEFVNASKL, encoded by the coding sequence ATGGTCAAAGTTACTGTTGCAGGTGCTGCTGGGGGTATTGGTCAACCATTATCCTTgcttttaaaattaaatccaAATGTTGATGAGTTGGCATTATTTGATATCGTCAATGCCAAAGGAGTGGCTGCAGATTTATCCCACATTAATACACCAGCTGTTGTTACTGGACATCAGCCAGCAAACAAGGAAGACAAAACAGCAATCAGTGAAGCTTTGAAGGGAACTGATTTAGTTATTATCCCTGCTGGTGTCCCAAGAAAACCAGGTATGACTAGAGCCGATTTGTTCAATATTAATGCTTCCATTATTAGAGACTTGGTTGCTAACATTGCTAGAGTCGCTCCAACTGCTGCAATTTTGATTATCTCGAATCCCGTAAATGCCACTGTGCCAATTGCTGCTGAagtgttgaaaaaattgggtGTTTTCAATCCGCGCAAATTGTTTGGTGTCACTACCTTGGATAGTGTCAGAGCAGAAACCTTTTTGGGTGAATTGACCAACACTGATCCAACCAAATTGAAGGGTAAAATTTCAGTTATTGGTGGTCATTCTGGAGATACTATTGTGccattgatcaattatGATGCTAGTGTTGGTGTATTGAGTGACTCTGATTACAAAAACTTTGTACACCGAGTTCAATTTGGTGGTGACGAAGTTGTTAAAGCTAAGAATGGTGCAGGTTCCGCCACTTTGTCTATGGCCTATGCTGGTTATAGGTTTGCTGATTATGTGATTAGCTCATTAACTGGTCGTGCTACACCTGCTGGTAGAATTCCGGATTCATCATACGTTTATTTGCCAGGTATCTCAGGAGGTAAAGAATTCTCTGCAAAATATGTTGACGGGgttgatttcttttcagTTCCAGTCGTATTGTCACAAGGTGAGATCAGATCATTTGTAAATCCGTTTGAAGAGTTAACCGTAACTAACGAAGAGAAAAAGTTGGTTGAAGTTGCATTGAAAGGGTTGAAAAGCTCAATTACTCAAGGTACGGAATTTGTCAATGCTTCTAAGTTGTAA
- a CDS encoding membrane-bound mettalopeptidase, putative (Located at a synteny breakpoint with C. albicans. The C. albicans positional ortholog (orf19.5370) matches to only the C-terminal half of this protein, but there is a better match to another C. albicans protein (UniProt:Q59RF7) has translation MPQEEVHDTSSVSDDNLTNTGGGGSNYYNSHNQPNVFVRAIRSIFGYRKTSLTLFVILTIIFTIALSLYDNNLDLTIELPTNKLENEILKSSWLDLQNIARYPHTYGSRANDRVHDYLESRIHDIIKENPYTEYNNDGEKVLYESAKSIVSYYESNNLLVRINGSDASLPALLLSAHYDSVPSSFGVTDDGMGIASLLGVLRFFAQNEQPRRTVIFNFNNDEEFGLYGAQAFVSHPWFKQIGFFLNLEGTGAGGKAILFRGTDYGIVKYFNKVRYPYATSIFQQGFNNHLIHSETDYKVYKEAGLRGLDLAFYKPRDIYHTAEDNIKNINLKSLWHMLSNSIDFANFVSNQKINDSGKDEFAVYTSFLGYFFSSPISALVTINSVLIVLFPILSGPLLFITVRYKKWKIGTSNFLSLPLAIVLTVAIVMIVVNQGFQIANPFLPSSHPLLLVATTTSISLLIYYVFLNGVNWVSPSGDQKLITIIEISFIYWLILIYVTHGLSQNKIGDDHTGEFPFTVLFFLEATASLFGLIGWTFSRSIKQSSNDGSDEPLLTGTAERYGSDDTDEDEQEEFRHHDGNTVKHLMQHFGYDWSLQYLLIVPISSLIIFNSGWLVLDGINKSIQESFAAENLIYLLIQLFSQFWILPILPFVYKLNRFIVFGLTIFAISGVALISFLDPFNQENPLKLRFIQKVDLNKSQDSFVEVYGRKGIFSDILSDMPSVKETHTKVECEALSDGLEACSYKSALAPNVIPGKSLKDYVNVEIVNSSKIESYGLLSGEIIITAPENRMCTLYFTKKKVKAVVIYNKSKSVNNFKSIPDGFSRDSKGNYIYKDVAGIDQLVLNKLDWNKNYHIGFDWLPNIDDEVNTLSVDVECYWADLAPGIGGGDNATNAELAIPAYNELVHYSPNWVTWANREKGLVSVSLKIEV, from the coding sequence ATGCCGCAGGAAGAAGTTCATGATACATCATCCGTTTCCGATGATAATCTCACTAAtactggtggtggtggctCAAATTACTACAACAGCCACAACCAACCAAATGTTTTCGTTCGTGCAATTAGATCTATTTTCGGTTACCGTAAAACATCATTAACATTATTTGTTATATTGACAATTATCTTTACTATTGCGTTATCTTTGTACGATAACAATTTGGACCTTACGATTGAGTTGCCAACAAATAAGttggaaaatgaaattttgaagTCATCATGGTTAGATTTGCAGAATATCGCACGTTATCCCCACACCTATGGTTCACGTGCCAATGACCGTGTCCATGATTACCTAGAATCTAGAATTCACGATATTATCAAAGAGAACCCATATACGGAATACAACAATGACGGTGAAAAAGTGTTGTATGAATCGGCCAAGAGCATTGTTTCTTATTATGAGAGTAACAATCTTTTGGTTAGAATTAATGGCTCTGACGCATCCCTCCCTGCCTTGCTTCTCTCTGCACACTATGACTCGGTTCCATCAAGCTTTGGTGTCACTGATGATGGAATGGGGATTGCAAGCTTGTTAGGTGTTTTGCGGTTTTTTGCTCAAAACGAACAACCTAGACGTACagttatttttaattttaataacGATGAGGAGTTTGGTTTATATGGAGCCCAGGCTTTTGTATCACATCCATGgtttaaacaaattggcttctttttgaatttggaaGGCACTGGTGCTGGTGGTAAGGCAATTTTGTTCAGAGGAACTGATTACGGGATTGTCAAGTATTTCAATAAAGTTAGGTATCCTTATGCAACATCTATTTTCCAGCAAGGATTCAACAACCACTTGATTCATAGTGAGACTGATTATAAAGTTTATAAGGAGGCGGGTCTTCGTGGGTTGGATTTGGCATTTTATAAACCAAGAGATATTTATCACACAGCTGAAgacaatatcaaaaacaTAAACTTAAAATCGTTGTGGCATATGTTGTCCAactcaattgattttgccaattttgtttcaaacCAGAAGATTAACGATTCTGGTAAAGATGAATTTGCTGTGTACACAAGTTTTTTGGGGTACTTTTTTTCATCACCTATTTCCGCCTTAGTGACTATCAATCTGGTGTTAATAGTTTTATTCCCCATACTCAGCGGTCCATTGTTGTTTATAACTGTTAGATATaagaaatggaaaataGGTActtccaattttttgagTCTACCATTGGCAATAGTTTTGACAGTGGCGATTGTCATGATTGTCGTGAACCAAGGATTCCAAATAGCTAATCCATTTTTACCGTCATCTCATCCGTTATTGTTGGTGGCTACTACCACTTCAATTCTGCTTTTGATTTACTATGTTTTCTTAAATGGTGTCAATTGGGTAAGTCCCTCTGGCGACCAAAAgctaataacaataattgaaatatcctttatttattggttaattttgatttatgtTACCCATGGCTTGagtcaaaataaaattggaGATGATCACACTGGTGAGTTTCCTTTCACggtattattttttcttgaagCCACTGCTTCTTTGTTTGGTTTAATTGGGTGGACTTTTAGTAGAAGTATTAAGCAAAGTTCTAATGATGGTTCTGATGAACCCTTGTTGACCGGAACAGCAGAAAGATATGGGTCAGATGACACTGACGAGGATGAGCAAGAGGAATTTCGTCATCACGATGGCAATACTGTCAAACACTTGATGCAACATTTCGGATATGATTGGTCATTGCAATACTTACTTATTGTGCCAATATCATCActaattattttcaattctggttggttggttctAGACGGcatcaacaaatcaatCCAAGAATCCTTTGCTGCTGAGAAtcttatttatttgttgatacAACTCTTTTCGCAATTTTGGATATTACCAATTTTGCCATTTGTTTACAAATTAAACAGGTTCattgtttttggtttaaCCATCTTTGCCATACTGGGGGTTgcattaatttcttttcttgatCCTTTTAACCAGGAAAATCCCTTGAAATTGAGGTTCATCCAAAAAGTAGACTTGAACAAAAGTCAAGACAGTTTTGTTGAGGTTTATGGTAGAAAAGGTATTTTTAGTGACATTTTGTCCGATATGCCATCGGTCAAGGAGACACATACCAAAGTTGAATGTGAAGCTTTGTCTGATGGTCTTGAAGCTTGTTCATACAAGAGTGCTCTTGCTCCTAATGTTATACCTGGTAAAAGTTTGAAAGATTACGTTAATGTTGAAATAGTGAATTCgtcaaaaattgaatcatatGGATTACTTTCTGGAGAAATAATTATTACTGCTCCAGAAAATAGAATGTGCACATTATATTTcacaaaaaagaaagtgaaGGCAGTCGTAATATACAACAAAAGCAAATCTGTGAACAACTTCAAGTCCATTCCAGATGGGTTTTCGAGAGACTCCAAGGGTAATTACATTTATAAAGACGTTGCAggaattgatcaattggttttgaataaattggattggaataaaaattatcatATAGGATTTGATTGGTTGCCAAATATTGATGACGAAGTGAATACATTGTCAGTTGACGTTGAATGTTATTGGGCAGATTTGGCCCCAGGTATTGGAGGTGGTGATAATGCAACTAACGCAGAATTGGCTATACCTGCCTACAATGAATTGGTTCATTACAGCCCTAATTGGGTTACATGGGCCAATAGAGAGAAAGGATTGGTTCTGGTttctttgaaaattgaagtCTAA